One region of Olleya sp. Hel_I_94 genomic DNA includes:
- a CDS encoding VPS10 domain-containing protein, translating into MKKLSFTLLLLFCITAFSQEFSMDLVKNMKPRNIGPGGMSGRVTAIDAVHANPDIMYVGTASGGLWKSTSGGIKWEPIFEKEVTASVGAVAIQQSNPSVIWVGTGEGNPRNSLNGGYGIYKSLDAGKSWTLMGLENTRHIHRVVIDPTNPNIVYAAAIGSPWGEHPERGIFKTTDGGKSWKKILFANNKTGAADLVMDPTNPNKLIATLWEHKREPWFFKSGGTGSGLHITHDGGENWTKVTEKEGFPKGELGRIGVAIAANKPNIIYALVEAKKNALYRSDDGGFKWKKINDKSDIGNRPFYYSEIYVDPQNENRVYSVYTYINVSEDGGKNFTQLMPAYGANNGVHPDHHAWWIHPTNGNFMIDGNDGGLNITKDGGKNWRFVGNLPVAQFYHINVDNEYPYNVYGGMQDNGSWRGPAYVWRAQGIRNSYWQEISFGDGFDVVPDKDDSRYGWTMSQQGSVSRYDWQTGNNYTIQPTHPDKDVTLRFNWNSAINIDPFSNNTIYFGSQFVHKSTDKGLTWTVISPDLTTNDPEKLKQHESGGLTMDATGAENHCTILVIEPSPAEKDVFWVGTDDGRVHVTTNGGQSYNDVSNNLKGLPKGSWIAQIKASNKNKGEALLIANDYRRFNYTPYAYKTTNYGKTWERIVDENDVKSYTLSIIEDLEEPNLLFLGTDDGLYVSINAGNNWTKWTEGFPTVSVKDLVIHPREHDLVIGTFGRAAWVLDDIRPLRAIAKNKQVIDSKITLFSPPIAYQAAYQQPTGSRFGADAMFNGDNRGRGAQFTYLVNPVKASKEEKNEDDDDKANDSDADDDKNEIKWDSISLKIYNGDKLIRTLKRKVPEDKGLHKWTWYMDEKGGDRPSRTVRKSSRESGGVDVKPGNYKAILEYGDQTSETMISVASDPRLEVSTKNTDAVYAALKEIENIRQIAADATKQLAENKKLAEKYKTELTDLDKEKYKDEIKASKDIIKQIDELLDIYIGKQDKRQGITKTLDVSVNNRIGTASWYIATRQNGLTSTETTLLQHAKEDLKLALEKTNTFFNTNFKPYYQSIIKINMTKGIDEIKTFSLD; encoded by the coding sequence ATGAAAAAACTATCCTTTACCCTCTTATTACTCTTCTGTATTACAGCGTTTTCGCAAGAATTCTCTATGGATTTAGTTAAAAACATGAAACCAAGAAACATTGGTCCAGGCGGAATGTCTGGTCGTGTTACAGCAATAGATGCTGTTCACGCTAATCCAGATATTATGTATGTTGGTACTGCTTCTGGTGGTTTATGGAAATCGACTTCTGGAGGTATAAAATGGGAACCTATATTTGAAAAAGAAGTCACAGCATCTGTTGGTGCAGTTGCCATACAACAATCTAATCCAAGTGTGATTTGGGTAGGTACTGGAGAAGGTAATCCTAGAAATAGCTTAAATGGTGGTTATGGAATCTATAAATCTTTAGACGCAGGAAAATCATGGACGCTTATGGGTTTAGAAAACACCAGACACATACATCGTGTGGTTATAGATCCTACAAATCCTAATATAGTGTATGCTGCTGCAATTGGTAGTCCATGGGGAGAACATCCAGAACGTGGTATTTTTAAAACTACAGATGGTGGTAAATCATGGAAAAAAATATTATTTGCCAATAACAAAACAGGAGCTGCAGATCTTGTTATGGATCCAACCAATCCTAACAAATTAATTGCTACACTTTGGGAGCATAAACGTGAGCCTTGGTTTTTTAAATCCGGAGGAACAGGTTCTGGATTGCATATTACACACGATGGTGGAGAAAATTGGACTAAAGTTACAGAAAAAGAAGGTTTCCCTAAAGGGGAATTAGGGCGTATTGGTGTCGCAATAGCTGCTAACAAACCTAATATTATCTATGCCTTGGTTGAAGCAAAAAAAAATGCACTTTACAGAAGTGATGATGGTGGGTTTAAATGGAAAAAAATAAATGATAAAAGTGATATTGGTAATAGACCCTTTTACTATTCTGAAATATATGTTGATCCACAAAACGAAAACAGAGTATATTCCGTTTACACTTATATTAATGTTAGTGAAGATGGTGGTAAAAACTTTACACAGTTAATGCCTGCTTATGGTGCTAACAATGGAGTCCATCCTGACCATCATGCTTGGTGGATACATCCTACAAATGGTAATTTTATGATTGATGGTAATGATGGTGGATTAAATATTACTAAAGATGGTGGTAAAAACTGGCGTTTTGTTGGTAACCTTCCTGTTGCTCAATTTTACCATATTAATGTAGATAATGAATATCCATATAATGTGTATGGAGGTATGCAAGATAACGGATCATGGAGAGGTCCTGCTTATGTTTGGCGTGCACAAGGTATACGTAACAGCTATTGGCAAGAGATTAGTTTTGGAGATGGTTTTGATGTGGTACCAGATAAAGACGATTCGCGTTACGGTTGGACCATGAGTCAACAAGGCTCTGTTAGCAGATATGATTGGCAAACAGGTAATAATTATACTATACAACCAACACATCCAGATAAAGATGTTACCTTAAGATTTAATTGGAATAGCGCAATAAACATTGACCCTTTTAGCAATAATACTATTTATTTTGGAAGTCAGTTTGTACATAAATCTACAGACAAAGGATTAACATGGACAGTCATCTCACCTGATTTAACTACTAACGATCCTGAAAAATTAAAACAACATGAAAGTGGTGGCTTAACTATGGATGCTACAGGAGCAGAAAACCACTGTACTATTTTAGTAATAGAACCCTCTCCTGCAGAAAAAGATGTCTTTTGGGTTGGTACAGATGATGGTCGCGTGCATGTTACCACAAATGGAGGACAAAGCTATAACGACGTGTCAAATAATCTAAAAGGATTACCTAAAGGTAGTTGGATTGCACAAATAAAAGCTAGTAATAAAAATAAAGGTGAAGCTTTGCTTATCGCGAATGATTACAGACGTTTTAACTACACACCTTACGCTTATAAAACTACTAACTACGGTAAAACATGGGAGCGTATTGTAGACGAAAATGATGTTAAAAGTTACACCTTATCAATTATTGAAGATCTAGAAGAACCAAACTTACTATTTTTAGGTACAGATGATGGTTTATACGTATCTATAAACGCAGGTAATAATTGGACTAAATGGACGGAAGGTTTCCCTACTGTTTCTGTAAAAGACTTAGTAATCCATCCTAGAGAGCATGATTTAGTAATTGGGACTTTTGGACGTGCTGCTTGGGTTTTGGACGATATTAGACCATTACGTGCTATAGCAAAAAACAAACAAGTTATAGACAGTAAAATAACCCTATTCTCTCCTCCTATTGCCTATCAAGCAGCTTACCAACAACCAACAGGAAGTCGATTTGGTGCAGATGCTATGTTTAATGGAGATAACAGAGGTCGTGGTGCACAATTTACGTATTTGGTTAATCCTGTAAAAGCTTCAAAAGAAGAGAAAAATGAAGACGATGATGATAAAGCAAATGATTCTGATGCTGATGACGATAAAAATGAAATTAAATGGGATTCTATTTCATTAAAAATATACAATGGAGATAAGTTAATTAGAACCTTAAAACGTAAGGTTCCAGAAGATAAAGGATTACATAAATGGACTTGGTATATGGACGAAAAAGGTGGCGACAGACCATCAAGAACCGTTAGAAAAAGCTCTAGAGAATCTGGAGGTGTAGATGTAAAACCAGGTAACTACAAAGCTATTTTAGAATATGGTGACCAAACTTCAGAAACCATGATTTCTGTAGCGTCAGATCCAAGACTAGAAGTTTCTACCAAAAATACAGATGCTGTCTATGCTGCTTTAAAAGAGATTGAAAATATCCGTCAAATAGCTGCTGATGCCACTAAGCAATTAGCCGAAAATAAAAAGTTAGCTGAAAAATACAAAACAGAATTAACAGATTTAGATAAAGAAAAATATAAAGATGAAATAAAAGCCTCCAAAGACATAATTAAACAAATTGATGAATTATTAGATATTTACATTGGCAAACAAGATAAACGCCAAGGAATAACTAAAACTTTAGATGTTAGTGTAAATAACAGAATAGGTACTGCATCTTGGTATATAGCAACAAGACAAAATGGTTTAACTAGTACAGAAACCACCTTGTTACAACATGCTAAAGAAGATTTAAAATTAGCGTTAGAAAAAACAAACACCTTTTTTAATACTAACTTTAAACCCTATTATCAAAGCATTATTAAAATTAATATGACCAAAGGGATAGATGAAATTAAAACCTTTAGTTTAGATTAA
- a CDS encoding YceI family protein, which produces MKKITKLVLALSLVFAVSCKDDTKTSDTKKETTESVAKTEKFVVKPEGTTVKWTAYKTTEKVPVGGQFVTLNFDEKAGDSPQDALNNLNFSIPISGLFTDNDARDLKLKTSFFGEMLNPEFIKGTIKHIDNKYIASITMNGVTNDLPLEVKITDERRVAMSATMQLKDWDALGALSILNKVCFDLHKGSDGVSKTWEDVSIEINTFLRKN; this is translated from the coding sequence ATGAAAAAAATAACAAAATTAGTATTGGCATTATCTCTTGTTTTTGCTGTAAGTTGTAAAGACGACACTAAAACTTCTGATACTAAAAAAGAAACAACTGAGTCTGTAGCAAAAACTGAAAAATTTGTTGTAAAACCAGAAGGAACAACAGTAAAATGGACTGCTTACAAAACGACTGAAAAAGTTCCTGTTGGTGGACAGTTTGTCACTTTAAATTTTGATGAAAAAGCTGGAGATTCTCCACAGGATGCATTAAACAATTTAAACTTTTCTATTCCAATTAGTGGATTATTTACAGACAACGACGCAAGAGATTTAAAGTTAAAAACTTCATTTTTTGGAGAGATGTTAAATCCTGAATTTATAAAAGGAACGATTAAACATATAGATAACAAATACATTGCTTCTATTACCATGAATGGTGTCACTAATGACTTACCATTAGAAGTAAAAATCACGGATGAAAGACGTGTAGCCATGTCTGCGACAATGCAATTAAAAGATTGGGATGCCTTAGGTGCTTTAAGTATTTTAAATAAAGTTTGTTTTGATTTACACAAAGGTTCAGATGGTGTTAGTAAAACATGGGAAGACGTTTCAATAGAAATCAACACTTTTTTAAGAAAAAACTAA
- a CDS encoding vWA domain-containing protein, whose protein sequence is MKNKNNNRKGFVFKPYEAPSQSPFEKLFDIFKELITHTSGDFDEAIDWLRELDKEYKLTTPEYSIDDFIEDLKEKGYIREEIKPDGNKGNAITAKTERAIRQSALDQIFGNIKRSGSGNHKSKGVGIGDEHTGDFRNYQFGDSLDKVSMTESLRNAQINNGIGDFNLTEDDLVVEETTHKSQMSTVLMIDISHSMILYGEDRITPAKKVAMALAELITTRYPKDTLDILVFGNDAWPIKIKDLPYLNVGPYHTNTVAGLQLAMDLLRRKRNTNKQIFMITDGKPSCLRLPDGTYYKDSNGLNPYITNKCYAQAQQARKLHIPITTFMIAQDPYLMQFVEEFTHANQGKAFYTGLKGLGEMIFEDYETNRKKRIKG, encoded by the coding sequence ATGAAAAACAAAAATAACAACAGAAAAGGCTTTGTATTTAAACCATACGAAGCACCTTCGCAATCCCCTTTTGAGAAGCTTTTTGATATTTTTAAAGAATTAATTACGCATACTTCTGGAGATTTTGACGAAGCTATAGATTGGCTTCGCGAATTAGATAAAGAATATAAATTAACCACTCCAGAATATTCAATTGACGATTTTATTGAAGATCTTAAAGAAAAAGGTTACATACGTGAAGAAATTAAACCAGATGGAAACAAAGGGAATGCTATTACAGCAAAGACTGAGCGTGCCATTAGACAATCTGCATTGGATCAAATATTTGGTAACATCAAACGTAGTGGTTCTGGAAACCATAAAAGTAAAGGTGTTGGAATAGGAGATGAGCATACAGGCGATTTTAGAAACTACCAATTTGGCGACAGTTTGGATAAAGTCTCTATGACGGAAAGTCTAAGAAACGCACAAATTAACAACGGAATTGGCGATTTTAATTTAACCGAAGACGATTTAGTGGTCGAAGAAACCACACATAAGTCACAAATGAGTACGGTTTTAATGATAGACATTAGCCACAGTATGATTTTGTATGGAGAGGACAGAATAACACCTGCTAAAAAAGTAGCGATGGCTTTAGCCGAATTAATTACAACACGCTACCCAAAAGATACCTTAGACATATTAGTTTTTGGTAACGATGCTTGGCCAATAAAAATTAAAGATTTACCCTATTTAAACGTTGGTCCATATCATACAAATACGGTTGCTGGACTACAATTAGCAATGGATTTATTGCGTCGTAAACGTAATACTAATAAGCAAATTTTTATGATAACAGATGGTAAACCAAGTTGCTTGCGTTTGCCAGACGGAACCTATTATAAAGATAGTAATGGTTTAAACCCATACATTACTAATAAATGCTATGCACAAGCACAACAAGCCAGAAAATTGCATATTCCTATTACAACTTTTATGATTGCTCAAGATCCTTATCTAATGCAATTTGTAGAAGAATTTACGCATGCCAATCAAGGAAAAGCTTTTTACACAGGCTTGAAAGGACTAGGTGAAATGATTTTTGAAGATTACGAAACAAACAGAAAAAAAAGAATTAAAGGATAA
- a CDS encoding bifunctional alpha/beta hydrolase/OsmC family protein codes for MNIQKINFTNAEGQQLVGRLELPINQHPHNFAIFAHCFTCNKNLSAVKNISRELTANGFGVLRFDFTGLGESEGDFENTNFSGNVEDLISASNYLKENYTAPSLLIGHSLGGAAVIFASSTIESVKAVATIGAPSNPKHVKHLIQSSVEEIKATGKANVNIGGRPFTIKKQFLEDIETKSLPDVAKNLRKALLVMHSPQDTTVGIENAEEIYIAARHPKSFVTLDGADHLLMKKEDSVYVGSVIATWAKRYITIPRTEIVKTTHQAVASLDAKDGFTTQMTVGSHTMMADEPTNFGGNDFGPSPYEFVSAGLSACTAMTVQMYVKRKGWDLQNIEVHTSHTKVSKQVVENGEQKEMKVDTFNREIKLKGNLDEKQIQRILQIADKCPVHKTLHSDIEVATTLV; via the coding sequence ATGAATATTCAAAAAATAAATTTCACTAATGCAGAAGGTCAACAATTAGTTGGTCGTTTAGAGCTGCCAATAAATCAACATCCTCATAATTTTGCCATTTTCGCACATTGTTTTACTTGTAATAAAAACTTATCTGCAGTAAAAAATATTTCTCGCGAATTAACAGCAAATGGCTTTGGAGTATTACGTTTTGATTTTACTGGTTTAGGGGAAAGTGAAGGTGATTTTGAAAACACCAATTTTTCAGGAAATGTAGAAGATTTAATTAGTGCTTCTAATTATTTGAAAGAAAACTATACTGCTCCTTCCCTATTAATTGGACATTCCTTAGGTGGAGCTGCTGTTATATTTGCTTCCTCTACAATAGAATCTGTTAAAGCGGTTGCAACCATTGGAGCACCTTCCAATCCAAAACACGTCAAGCACTTAATACAAAGTAGTGTTGAAGAAATTAAGGCAACAGGAAAAGCAAATGTGAATATTGGAGGAAGACCATTTACAATTAAAAAACAATTTTTAGAAGATATTGAAACTAAGTCACTACCAGACGTTGCTAAAAATTTACGAAAAGCCTTATTAGTTATGCATTCGCCTCAAGATACCACTGTTGGTATTGAAAATGCAGAAGAAATTTATATCGCAGCAAGACATCCAAAAAGTTTTGTAACGCTTGATGGAGCGGATCATTTATTAATGAAAAAAGAGGATTCTGTTTACGTAGGAAGTGTGATTGCTACTTGGGCAAAACGCTATATTACCATACCTAGAACAGAAATAGTAAAGACAACACATCAAGCAGTTGCAAGTTTAGATGCAAAAGATGGTTTTACCACACAAATGACTGTTGGAAGTCATACTATGATGGCTGATGAGCCTACAAATTTTGGTGGCAATGATTTTGGACCTTCGCCATATGAGTTTGTCTCAGCTGGATTATCTGCTTGTACTGCAATGACTGTTCAAATGTATGTTAAACGAAAAGGATGGGATTTACAAAATATTGAAGTCCACACTTCACATACTAAAGTATCAAAACAAGTTGTTGAAAATGGCGAACAAAAAGAAATGAAAGTTGACACGTTTAATAGAGAGATTAAACTAAAAGGTAACTTAGACGAAAAACAGATACAACGTATTCTTCAAATTGCAGATAAATGTCCAGTGCATAAAACGTTACATAGTGATATAGAAGTGGCTACCACACTGGTTTAA
- a CDS encoding superoxide dismutase family protein: MKKISLLLLVLTFAVFISCKEDKTQPETEKTVAETAKKVKLKLESKSGSNVTGNAVFTEEDDQIKFTAMLSGLEPGIHAIHIHEKADCSSDDGKSTGGHWNPTGAPHGKWGSKAGYHKGDIGNLQADVNGHATIMLKTDEWCIGCGDENKDILGKAIIVHAGTDDFTTQPTGDAGGRVSCGGIIK; encoded by the coding sequence ATGAAAAAAATATCATTACTACTATTAGTGTTAACTTTTGCAGTATTTATAAGCTGTAAAGAAGACAAAACACAACCTGAAACTGAAAAAACCGTAGCCGAAACAGCAAAAAAGGTTAAACTAAAATTAGAATCTAAAAGCGGAAGCAATGTTACAGGTAATGCTGTATTTACAGAAGAAGATGACCAAATTAAATTTACCGCAATGCTTAGTGGTTTAGAGCCAGGAATACACGCTATCCATATTCATGAAAAAGCAGATTGTTCTTCAGATGACGGAAAATCTACAGGTGGACACTGGAATCCTACAGGAGCACCTCACGGAAAATGGGGAAGTAAAGCTGGATACCATAAAGGCGACATTGGTAATTTACAAGCAGACGTTAATGGTCATGCAACAATAATGCTAAAAACAGATGAGTGGTGTATTGGATGTGGTGACGAGAACAAAGACATATTAGGTAAAGCAATAATTGTACATGCTGGTACAGATGACTTTACAACACAACCAACAGGAGATGCTGGTGGACGTGTAAGTTGTGGAGGGATCATTAAGTAA
- a CDS encoding M1 family metallopeptidase, translated as MKNTLYLLLFFVISPHITTKAQGLLQEKNNFTRQDTLRGSITPEREWWDLSYYHLDIKVNPEDKTIAGTNTIQYNVLKPNQVLQIDLQEPLVLTKVTQNNKELEIKHDGNAHFVMLKDQQYIGETNSVIAYYEGKPREAVRAPWDGGISWKKDTNGNHFIASSCQGLGASVWWPNKDHMYDEVDSMDISVTIPKGLMNVSNGRLKNIIDNKDETITTNWHVANPINNYGVNINIGDYANFSEVFKGEKGDLDMNYYVLKDNLEKAKNHFKDAPKMMKAFEHWFGPYPFYEDSFKLVEVPYLGMEHQSSVTYGNKYMNGYLGSDLSGTGWGLKFDFIIIHEAGHEWFANNITNVDIADMWIHESFTAYSESLFLDYYYGKQASSEYVIGTRRGIQNDRPLIGHYNVNNEGSGDMYYKGANMLHTIRQLVKDDEKWRQILRTLNSKFYHQTVTTQQIENCLAEESGLDLKGIFNQYLRTVNIPVFEYQVEGKKLHYKWTNIVDDFIMPIQIEVNGVNQWITPSKNNQTLKLKFKDAKIKVDSNFYVNVKAL; from the coding sequence ATGAAAAATACACTTTACCTACTACTTTTCTTTGTAATTTCTCCACATATAACAACAAAAGCCCAAGGCTTACTACAAGAAAAAAACAACTTTACTAGACAAGACACCCTTCGTGGTAGTATTACTCCTGAGCGCGAATGGTGGGATTTAAGCTATTATCATTTAGACATTAAGGTTAATCCTGAAGACAAAACTATTGCTGGAACAAATACAATTCAGTATAACGTTTTAAAACCAAACCAAGTTTTACAAATTGACTTGCAAGAACCATTAGTATTGACTAAAGTGACTCAAAACAATAAAGAACTAGAAATAAAACACGATGGAAATGCACACTTTGTAATGCTTAAAGATCAACAATATATAGGTGAAACAAATAGTGTAATTGCTTATTACGAAGGGAAACCTCGTGAAGCTGTTAGAGCACCTTGGGATGGCGGAATTTCTTGGAAAAAAGATACCAACGGAAATCATTTTATAGCCTCATCCTGTCAAGGACTTGGCGCAAGTGTTTGGTGGCCTAATAAAGACCACATGTATGACGAAGTTGATAGTATGGATATTAGCGTTACTATCCCAAAAGGGTTAATGAATGTGTCTAACGGAAGACTTAAAAATATTATTGATAATAAAGATGAAACAATTACAACTAATTGGCATGTAGCAAACCCAATTAACAACTATGGTGTAAATATTAATATTGGTGATTATGCTAACTTTTCTGAAGTTTTTAAAGGCGAAAAAGGCGATTTAGACATGAATTATTACGTCTTAAAAGACAACCTTGAAAAAGCAAAAAACCATTTTAAAGATGCACCAAAAATGATGAAAGCTTTTGAACATTGGTTTGGTCCTTATCCGTTTTACGAAGATAGTTTTAAACTGGTAGAAGTCCCTTATTTAGGTATGGAACACCAAAGTTCTGTAACTTACGGAAACAAATATATGAATGGCTATTTGGGTAGCGATTTATCTGGAACAGGTTGGGGTTTAAAATTTGATTTTATCATCATTCATGAAGCTGGACACGAGTGGTTTGCAAACAATATTACCAATGTAGATATTGCAGATATGTGGATTCACGAAAGTTTTACTGCTTATTCTGAAAGCTTATTTTTAGATTATTATTACGGTAAACAAGCCTCATCAGAATACGTTATTGGTACAAGAAGAGGTATTCAAAATGACAGACCGTTAATTGGACATTATAATGTTAATAATGAAGGTTCTGGCGACATGTATTACAAAGGTGCAAACATGCTTCATACCATTCGTCAATTGGTTAAAGATGACGAAAAATGGAGACAAATATTACGTACTTTAAATTCAAAATTCTATCATCAAACCGTAACAACACAACAAATTGAAAACTGTTTAGCAGAAGAATCTGGATTGGATTTAAAAGGCATTTTCAATCAATATTTACGCACTGTTAACATTCCTGTTTTTGAATATCAAGTTGAAGGTAAAAAATTACACTACAAATGGACTAATATAGTTGATGACTTTATAATGCCAATTCAAATTGAAGTCAATGGTGTTAATCAATGGATTACACCTTCAAAAAACAATCAAACGCTTAAATTAAAATTTAAAGATGCTAAAATAAAAGTGGATAGTAATTTTTATGTGAATGTAAAAGCACTTTAA
- a CDS encoding sigma 54-interacting transcriptional regulator has protein sequence MEIKNIKTLGELKKVGYKSRSIKDELRDNLIEKIKSKTTVFEGVHGYENTVIPELERAILSRHNINFLGLRGQAKTRLARLMLNLLDEYIPVVEGSEINDDPLQPISRFATELIAEKGDDTPITWMHRSERFAEKLATPDVTVADIIGDVDPIKAANLKLSYADDRVIHYGMIPRANRCIFVINELPDLQARIQVALFNILQEGDIQIRGFKLRLPLDMQFIFTANPEDYTNRGSIVTPLKDRIGSQILTHYPTDIETAKTITQQEAKSDGRQKESIHVPELAKDLLEQIVFEARESDFIDEKSGVSARLSITAFENLLSTAELRGLKNGDDTTTIRLSDFLGIIPAITGKVELVYEGEQEGAAQVAYNLIGEAVKSLFPEFFPKIEKLKKQEDVSPYDDIVSWFFNASEGFELLDGLRDKEYKNLLDAVSPLDDLLAEHQPKLTKQESYFVKEFVLWALVEYKQLSKHRFTEGIQFKDPYGSFINGL, from the coding sequence ATGGAAATAAAAAATATAAAAACTTTAGGCGAATTAAAAAAAGTTGGATATAAAAGTAGATCTATTAAAGACGAATTAAGAGATAATTTAATTGAAAAAATAAAAAGTAAAACAACTGTTTTTGAAGGTGTACATGGTTACGAAAACACTGTGATTCCTGAGTTAGAACGTGCTATTTTATCACGACACAATATTAACTTTTTAGGATTGCGTGGTCAAGCTAAAACCCGTTTAGCACGTTTAATGCTTAATTTGTTAGACGAATATATTCCAGTTGTAGAAGGTAGTGAAATTAATGACGATCCATTGCAACCAATCTCACGTTTTGCAACCGAATTAATTGCAGAAAAAGGAGACGATACACCAATTACTTGGATGCATAGAAGCGAGCGTTTTGCCGAAAAATTAGCAACTCCAGATGTAACCGTTGCAGATATTATTGGTGACGTAGATCCAATAAAAGCAGCCAATTTAAAGTTGAGTTATGCAGATGACAGAGTAATACATTACGGAATGATTCCGCGTGCAAACCGTTGCATTTTTGTTATTAATGAATTACCAGATTTACAAGCTAGAATACAAGTGGCTTTATTTAATATTTTACAAGAAGGTGATATACAGATTAGAGGATTTAAATTACGTTTACCTTTAGATATGCAGTTTATTTTTACTGCAAATCCTGAAGATTATACCAATAGAGGAAGCATTGTAACACCTTTAAAAGATAGAATTGGATCGCAAATTTTAACGCATTATCCAACAGATATTGAAACAGCAAAAACCATTACGCAACAAGAAGCGAAATCCGATGGACGCCAAAAAGAAAGTATTCATGTGCCGGAATTAGCAAAAGATTTGTTAGAACAAATTGTATTTGAAGCACGTGAAAGTGATTTTATTGACGAAAAAAGTGGCGTAAGTGCACGTTTAAGTATTACCGCATTTGAAAACTTATTAAGTACAGCAGAGCTTAGAGGATTAAAAAATGGAGATGATACTACAACTATTAGATTATCAGACTTTTTAGGAATTATTCCTGCTATTACTGGTAAAGTTGAGTTGGTTTATGAAGGTGAACAAGAAGGTGCTGCACAAGTGGCTTATAACTTAATAGGTGAAGCGGTTAAAAGTTTATTTCCTGAGTTTTTCCCTAAGATAGAAAAATTAAAAAAACAAGAAGATGTAAGTCCTTATGATGACATTGTCTCTTGGTTTTTCAATGCTTCTGAAGGTTTTGAGCTATTAGACGGTTTACGAGACAAGGAGTATAAAAATCTATTAGATGCAGTTTCTCCTTTAGATGATTTATTAGCAGAACACCAACCAAAATTAACAAAACAAGAAAGTTATTTTGTAAAAGAGTTTGTGCTTTGGGCTTTAGTGGAATATAAACAATTAAGTAAACACAGATTTACTGAAGGGATTCAGTTTAAAGATCCTTACGGAAGTTTTATTAATGGTTTATAA
- a CDS encoding YdeI/OmpD-associated family protein → MTTDEYYFKSDTEWREWLHINHDSDDGIYLIFYKVDHKNESMRWEEAVKVALCYGWIDSTVKSLGDGKRRQYFCKRNPKSVWSALNNRHVKALLAEDLMHPKGLEIIKTGKKNGSWTALDDVEKGIIPEALQLAFNANPKAYKNYNNFAPSYRKSYLYWLNQAKRETTKEKRITEIIKFCEANIKSRDTW, encoded by the coding sequence ATGACTACTGACGAGTACTATTTTAAATCTGATACTGAATGGCGAGAATGGTTACACATCAATCACGACAGCGATGATGGTATCTACCTCATCTTTTACAAAGTAGACCACAAAAACGAAAGTATGCGTTGGGAAGAAGCTGTAAAAGTAGCCTTGTGTTATGGTTGGATCGATAGTACTGTTAAAAGTTTAGGAGATGGAAAACGCAGACAATATTTTTGCAAACGTAATCCAAAAAGCGTTTGGAGCGCACTTAACAATAGACACGTTAAAGCTTTACTTGCAGAAGACTTAATGCATCCAAAAGGTTTAGAAATAATTAAAACAGGAAAGAAAAACGGAAGTTGGACTGCTTTAGATGACGTTGAAAAAGGTATAATTCCCGAAGCATTACAATTAGCGTTTAATGCAAACCCGAAAGCTTATAAAAACTACAACAATTTTGCGCCTTCATACAGAAAAAGTTATTTGTATTGGCTAAACCAAGCCAAACGTGAGACTACAAAAGAAAAGAGAATTACAGAGATTATTAAATTTTGCGAAGCCAATATTAAGTCTAGAGATACGTGGTAA